From Candidatus Nitricoxidivorans perseverans, the proteins below share one genomic window:
- the trpB gene encoding tryptophan synthase subunit beta, with product MPEQAYRLPDDRGHFGRYGGIFVAETLIPALDELRVAYEAAQADPAFRAEFEYELKYYVGRPSPIYHARRWSRELGGAQIYLKREDLNHTGAHKVNNCIGQALLARRMGKPRVIAETGAGMHGVATATVAARYGMECVVYMGSEDVRRQAANVYRMKLLGAKVVPVESGSRTLKDALNEAMRDWVTNVANTFYIIGTVAGPHPYPMMVRDFQKVIGEECLAQMPELAGRQPDAVIACVGGGSNAMGIFYPYIPHTGVKLIGVEAAGHGMSTGRHAASLTAGKPGVLHGNRTYLLQDANGQIIETHSVSAGLDYPGVGPEHAWLKDSGRAEYVTITDDEALQAFHDLCRCEGIIPALESSHAVAYAAKLAPTLSRDKALLVNLSGRGDKDMHTVAEKMGIQF from the coding sequence ATGCCTGAACAAGCCTACAGATTACCGGACGATCGCGGTCATTTCGGAAGATATGGCGGGATTTTCGTCGCCGAGACCCTGATCCCCGCGCTCGACGAGCTGCGCGTCGCCTACGAGGCTGCGCAGGCCGATCCGGCGTTCCGCGCCGAGTTCGAATACGAGCTCAAGTACTACGTCGGCCGCCCGAGCCCGATCTACCACGCCAGGCGCTGGTCCCGGGAGCTGGGCGGCGCGCAGATATACCTCAAGCGCGAGGACCTTAACCACACCGGCGCCCACAAGGTGAACAACTGTATCGGCCAGGCGCTGCTGGCGCGGCGCATGGGCAAGCCGCGCGTGATCGCCGAAACGGGGGCGGGCATGCACGGCGTCGCCACGGCCACGGTCGCCGCGCGCTACGGCATGGAATGCGTCGTCTATATGGGTTCCGAGGACGTCCGGCGCCAGGCCGCCAACGTCTATCGCATGAAGCTCCTGGGCGCGAAGGTGGTGCCCGTCGAGTCGGGCTCGAGGACGCTCAAGGATGCGCTGAACGAGGCGATGCGCGACTGGGTGACGAACGTCGCCAATACCTTCTACATCATCGGCACCGTCGCCGGGCCGCACCCCTATCCCATGATGGTGCGCGACTTCCAGAAGGTGATCGGCGAGGAGTGCCTGGCCCAGATGCCGGAGCTGGCCGGACGCCAGCCGGATGCCGTGATCGCCTGCGTCGGCGGCGGCTCCAACGCGATGGGCATCTTTTATCCCTATATCCCGCACACCGGCGTGAAGCTGATCGGCGTCGAGGCGGCGGGGCACGGCATGAGCACCGGCAGGCACGCCGCCTCGCTCACCGCCGGCAAGCCCGGCGTACTGCACGGCAACCGCACCTACCTGCTCCAGGACGCCAACGGCCAGATCATCGAGACGCATTCGGTATCCGCCGGCCTCGACTATCCCGGCGTGGGCCCCGAGCACGCCTGGCTCAAGGATTCCGGTCGCGCCGAGTATGTCACCATTACCGACGACGAGGCCCTGCAAGCCTTCCACGACCTCTGCCGCTGCGAGGGCATCATCCCGGCGCTGGAATCGAGCCACGCGGTCGCCTATGCCGCAAAGCTCGCGCCCACGCTGTCGAGGGACAAGGCCCTTCTGGTCAACCTCTCCGGCCGCGGCGACAAGGACATGCACACGGTGGCGGAAAAGATGGGGATACAGTTCTGA
- a CDS encoding phosphoribosylanthranilate isomerase, producing MTRTRIKICGITREEDLDAALAAGADAIGFVFYPKSPRALTPLRAARLAERVPPFVSRVGLFVNEDDDTVAATLEIVPLEVLQFHGDEDAVYCAEFGKPWIKAARVRPGLDLVEFARSFSSAQALLLDAHVEGYGGAGQTFDWSLIPNELPLPMILSGGLTAENVGDAIRRLHPWAVDVSSGVESAKGIKDAARIAAFVAAVKSADA from the coding sequence ATGACCCGAACCCGCATCAAGATCTGCGGCATCACCCGCGAGGAAGACCTCGATGCCGCCCTTGCCGCCGGCGCCGACGCGATCGGCTTCGTATTCTATCCGAAGAGCCCTCGCGCGCTTACGCCGCTGCGGGCGGCACGGCTTGCCGAGCGGGTGCCGCCCTTCGTCTCCCGCGTCGGGCTGTTCGTCAACGAGGACGATGACACCGTTGCGGCGACGCTGGAGATCGTGCCGCTGGAGGTGCTGCAATTCCACGGCGACGAGGATGCCGTCTATTGCGCGGAGTTCGGCAAACCGTGGATCAAGGCGGCGCGGGTGAGGCCGGGGCTCGATCTGGTAGAATTCGCCCGATCGTTTTCCTCTGCCCAGGCCCTGCTGCTCGACGCGCATGTCGAAGGCTATGGCGGGGCGGGCCAGACCTTCGACTGGTCGCTGATTCCGAACGAACTGCCGCTGCCGATGATCCTCTCCGGCGGGCTGACGGCGGAGAACGTGGGAGACGCCATCCGCCGCTTACACCCCTGGGCCGTGGATGTCAGCAGCGGCGTGGAAAGCGCCAAGGGCATCAAGGATGCCGCAAGGATCGCCGCATTTGTCGCGGCCGTGAAGAGTGCAGATGCCTGA
- the truA gene encoding tRNA pseudouridine(38-40) synthase TruA — protein sequence MRIALGVEYDGGPFAGWQSQAHGNTVQDVLERALAAIAGAPVRTMCAGRTDAGVHALAQVVHFDTEVERPDTAWVRGVNAHLPPAVAVRWAMRVRGDFHARFSARARSYRYLLLNRPIRPAAAHGRVGWHHAPLDVGAMSAAAACLPGEHDFSAFRAAECQAKSPVKIMHHVAILRQSDVISFDFTASAFLHHMVRNLVGALVFVGKGRHRPEWIAELLEGRDRTRAAPTFDAAGLYFAGVEYAPEWGLPVESGSIILSP from the coding sequence GTGAGGATCGCGCTGGGCGTCGAATACGATGGCGGGCCGTTTGCCGGCTGGCAATCGCAGGCCCATGGCAATACCGTGCAGGACGTGCTGGAACGGGCGCTGGCCGCAATCGCCGGTGCGCCTGTCCGGACGATGTGTGCCGGACGTACCGACGCGGGCGTCCATGCACTAGCCCAGGTCGTCCATTTCGATACCGAGGTCGAACGCCCCGACACCGCCTGGGTACGGGGCGTCAATGCCCATCTGCCGCCGGCCGTGGCGGTACGCTGGGCGATGCGCGTGAGGGGCGACTTCCATGCTCGCTTCTCCGCGCGCGCGCGCAGCTACCGTTACCTGTTGCTGAACCGGCCGATACGACCGGCGGCGGCGCATGGGCGGGTCGGCTGGCACCATGCGCCGCTCGATGTCGGGGCGATGAGCGCCGCCGCAGCCTGCCTGCCCGGCGAGCACGATTTCTCCGCCTTCCGTGCTGCCGAGTGTCAGGCCAAGTCTCCCGTAAAGATCATGCATCATGTTGCGATCTTAAGGCAAAGCGATGTGATCTCCTTCGACTTTACGGCAAGCGCCTTCCTGCACCACATGGTGCGCAACCTGGTGGGGGCGCTGGTGTTCGTGGGCAAGGGCCGGCATCGTCCCGAATGGATCGCAGAACTGCTGGAAGGCCGCGACCGCACCCGTGCGGCGCCGACCTTCGATGCCGCCGGGCTGTATTTCGCCGGTGTCGAGTACGCGCCGGAGTGGGGTTTGCCCGTGGAGAGCGGGAGTATCATCCTATCTCCATGA
- a CDS encoding pilus assembly protein encodes MFKSDKRSKLKAIVLAVSLVALPLGGQAAGLGKLTVLSPLGQPLQAELELTASREELSSLSARVASAEAFRQVGIEFAPVVASIRFVLDKRPDGQPFLRVISDRPVNDPFLDLLVELNWSSGRMVREYTFLLDPPEILQVPPPPVAMPEVKSEPAVAVPSAPAVPAGKVPELRATAPIDEKLLPKKTKAEEAMPADKPGGDEAASAVRVVKRGDTLGRIAAETRPAGVSLDQMLIALFSRNKDIFDGANMNRLRAGKILSIPDAEAAKAVEPGEARKIIVAHAADFDAYRKKLAAAAAIAELVREEAPPRQAVAGKIAPRVEEKVVPAPGKDKLEVSRTEVPKGAKDAGGRVAALEEDLVARNKALKEAGGRIAELEKNLGDLKKLAELKSQQGAELQKQAQAPAPEMKEPEPAPKKPPVAKQPSPPPGFIEENPELAFGGGGILLLLLGYLGYSVWRRKRGGSDMGPTSRITESELTSNSVFGSTGGQSVDTGASLQSDFSQAGAAAIDADEGVDPVAEADVYMAYGRDAQAEEILIDALKNDPTRHAIHLKLLEIYAARKSLKQFETLAGDIYGHTGGAGPDWEKAATMGRSLDPENPLYGGQPASPGGRVPADFGSTTIVVPPSEADKVRDTVTMPGELAQLTAAAVPPSVAPPPEETSAALDFDLDLGAPPESAAEAPSQSIEEVASLDFDLDLGASIEPTAPAAAAPAVESSGLDIDLELSETDSGKTIFPVETGAPVAGGDSIDFNFDLGEAVAAPIEEPAALPLDISAISLDLGGPGESHEAAEAESSSAPARELAAEPGISKAMGIAAGAPVSLVAEEEPAAQDNSEVATKLELAQAYEEMGDNDGARELLQEVLSEGSPRQQEIARAKLARLEG; translated from the coding sequence GTGTTTAAATCAGACAAGCGAAGCAAACTCAAAGCCATCGTTTTGGCGGTTTCCCTGGTGGCTTTGCCGCTGGGCGGGCAGGCCGCCGGACTCGGCAAGCTCACCGTTCTTTCGCCCCTGGGCCAGCCATTGCAGGCCGAACTGGAACTCACCGCATCCCGCGAGGAGCTGTCCTCGCTGTCGGCACGGGTCGCCTCGGCGGAAGCGTTCAGGCAGGTGGGCATCGAGTTTGCGCCTGTCGTGGCGAGCATTCGATTCGTTCTGGACAAGCGTCCCGACGGGCAGCCCTTCCTTCGCGTCATCAGCGATCGCCCGGTCAATGATCCCTTCCTCGATCTCCTGGTCGAGTTGAACTGGTCCTCCGGCCGCATGGTGCGGGAATACACTTTCCTGCTGGATCCGCCCGAAATCCTGCAAGTGCCGCCGCCTCCCGTTGCCATGCCGGAAGTCAAGTCCGAACCGGCCGTCGCTGTGCCGTCGGCGCCTGCCGTTCCGGCGGGAAAGGTGCCCGAGCTGCGTGCCACGGCCCCGATCGACGAGAAGCTCCTACCGAAAAAAACCAAGGCGGAAGAAGCCATGCCGGCCGACAAGCCCGGCGGCGATGAGGCGGCCTCCGCCGTCCGCGTCGTCAAGCGGGGCGACACGCTGGGCAGGATTGCCGCCGAGACCAGGCCCGCGGGCGTCAGTCTCGATCAGATGCTGATTGCCTTGTTCAGCCGCAACAAGGATATTTTCGACGGCGCGAACATGAACCGCCTGCGCGCCGGCAAGATCCTCAGTATTCCCGACGCCGAAGCGGCCAAGGCCGTCGAACCGGGCGAGGCGCGCAAGATCATCGTCGCGCATGCCGCCGACTTCGATGCCTACCGCAAGAAGCTTGCCGCTGCTGCGGCGATTGCCGAGCTCGTCAGAGAGGAGGCTCCTCCCCGGCAGGCGGTGGCCGGAAAGATCGCCCCCAGAGTCGAGGAAAAGGTGGTCCCGGCGCCCGGCAAGGACAAGCTTGAGGTTTCCCGCACGGAAGTCCCAAAGGGGGCCAAGGATGCCGGGGGGCGCGTCGCGGCGCTTGAAGAGGATCTCGTTGCGAGAAACAAGGCGCTGAAGGAAGCTGGTGGACGGATTGCCGAGCTGGAAAAGAATCTCGGCGATCTCAAGAAATTGGCCGAACTAAAGAGTCAGCAAGGAGCCGAGTTGCAGAAGCAGGCGCAGGCGCCCGCCCCGGAAATGAAGGAACCGGAACCGGCGCCGAAAAAGCCGCCCGTGGCCAAACAACCTTCGCCGCCGCCAGGCTTCATCGAGGAAAACCCGGAGCTCGCGTTCGGCGGCGGTGGGATCCTGCTGCTCCTGCTGGGTTACCTCGGTTATTCGGTCTGGCGCAGGAAGCGCGGGGGATCGGACATGGGGCCGACCAGCCGCATCACGGAAAGCGAGCTGACGTCCAACTCGGTGTTCGGTTCCACCGGCGGGCAGAGCGTTGATACCGGCGCATCCCTGCAGAGCGACTTCAGTCAGGCGGGCGCGGCGGCCATCGATGCCGACGAGGGGGTGGACCCGGTCGCCGAGGCCGATGTCTATATGGCGTATGGCCGAGATGCCCAGGCGGAGGAAATTCTCATCGACGCGCTCAAGAACGATCCGACGCGTCACGCGATCCACCTGAAACTGCTTGAAATCTACGCGGCCCGCAAGAGCCTGAAACAGTTTGAAACCCTGGCGGGCGACATTTACGGGCATACCGGGGGGGCAGGGCCGGACTGGGAGAAGGCGGCGACGATGGGCCGCAGCCTTGACCCCGAGAATCCCCTGTATGGCGGCCAGCCGGCGTCGCCCGGCGGCCGGGTGCCTGCGGATTTCGGCAGCACCACTATCGTCGTACCGCCGTCCGAAGCCGACAAGGTGCGTGACACGGTGACCATGCCGGGCGAGCTTGCCCAATTGACCGCCGCCGCGGTGCCGCCGTCCGTCGCTCCGCCGCCCGAGGAGACATCCGCCGCGCTCGATTTCGATCTCGATCTCGGCGCGCCGCCGGAAAGCGCCGCCGAGGCGCCGTCCCAATCCATCGAAGAAGTGGCGAGCCTGGATTTCGACCTCGACCTCGGGGCGTCGATCGAACCGACGGCACCGGCGGCGGCAGCGCCGGCCGTCGAATCTTCCGGCCTCGATATCGATCTCGAATTGTCTGAAACCGACAGCGGGAAAACGATTTTCCCCGTCGAAACCGGTGCCCCCGTTGCAGGCGGTGACAGCATCGACTTCAATTTCGATCTTGGCGAGGCCGTCGCCGCTCCCATCGAGGAGCCGGCGGCGCTGCCACTGGATATTTCCGCAATCAGCCTGGATCTCGGCGGACCGGGAGAATCGCACGAGGCCGCCGAAGCGGAATCTTCGTCCGCTCCAGCGCGGGAACTCGCGGCAGAGCCGGGCATCTCCAAGGCCATGGGTATTGCTGCCGGGGCGCCCGTGTCTCTTGTCGCGGAGGAGGAACCCGCTGCGCAGGACAACTCCGAGGTCGCCACCAAGCTGGAGCTGGCGCAGGCCTACGAAGAAATGGGCGACAATGATGGCGCGCGCGAACTGCTGCAGGAAGTCCTCAGTGAGGGCAGCCCCCGGCAGCAGGAGATTGCCCGCGCCAAGCTCGCCCGGCTCGAAGGCTGA
- the asd gene encoding aspartate-semialdehyde dehydrogenase, with protein sequence MRKVGLVGWRGMVGSVLMQRMREENDFALVDPVFFTTSAVGGQGPAESGGAPLLDAKGIDELRRMDIVITCQGGDYTNEVFPKLRAAGWNGHWIDAASSLRMKGDAVIILDPVNLHVIEDALAKGGRNWIGGNCTVSLMLMALGGLFKADLVEWLTSMTYQAASGAGAQNMRELLNQMGEAHRVAKSLLDDPSSAILDIDREVAGILRDDSFPTENFGVPLAGSLIPWIDKDLGNGQSREEWKGGAETNKILGLGARPIPVDGLCVRIGAMRCHSQALTVKLKKDIPLADIEAMLAAHNDWVSVVPNQRDMTMKALTPVAVTGTLAVPVGRLRKLAMGPEYLSAFTVGDQLLWGAAEPLRRILRILLD encoded by the coding sequence ATGAGGAAAGTGGGTCTGGTCGGATGGCGCGGCATGGTGGGTTCCGTGCTGATGCAGCGCATGCGCGAGGAAAACGATTTCGCCCTGGTTGATCCTGTGTTCTTTACCACCTCGGCCGTCGGCGGCCAGGGGCCGGCGGAGTCCGGCGGCGCGCCGCTGCTGGATGCGAAAGGCATCGACGAACTGCGGCGGATGGACATCGTCATCACCTGCCAGGGCGGCGACTACACCAACGAGGTGTTCCCGAAGCTGCGCGCGGCCGGTTGGAACGGCCACTGGATCGACGCAGCCTCGTCACTGCGCATGAAGGGCGACGCCGTCATCATTCTCGACCCGGTGAACCTGCACGTCATCGAGGATGCGCTGGCGAAGGGCGGCAGGAACTGGATCGGCGGCAACTGCACCGTGTCGCTGATGCTGATGGCGCTGGGCGGCCTGTTCAAGGCCGACCTCGTCGAGTGGCTGACCTCGATGACCTACCAGGCGGCCTCCGGCGCCGGCGCCCAGAACATGCGCGAGCTGCTCAACCAGATGGGCGAGGCGCATCGCGTGGCGAAATCGCTGCTCGACGATCCTTCTTCGGCCATCCTCGACATCGACCGAGAGGTGGCCGGCATCCTGCGCGACGACTCCTTCCCGACGGAAAATTTCGGCGTGCCGCTGGCCGGCTCCCTGATTCCCTGGATCGACAAGGATCTCGGCAACGGGCAGAGCCGCGAGGAGTGGAAGGGCGGTGCGGAAACCAACAAGATTCTCGGTTTGGGCGCCCGTCCGATTCCGGTGGACGGCCTGTGCGTGCGCATCGGCGCCATGCGCTGCCATTCCCAGGCATTGACCGTCAAGCTCAAGAAAGACATACCCCTGGCCGATATCGAAGCCATGCTGGCGGCCCACAACGACTGGGTGAGCGTGGTGCCCAATCAGCGGGACATGACCATGAAGGCGCTGACGCCCGTCGCGGTAACGGGCACCCTGGCCGTACCGGTCGGCCGGCTGCGCAAGCTCGCCATGGGCCCTGAATACCTGTCGGCATTCACGGTCGGCGACCAGCTGCTCTGGGGGGCGGCGGAGCCGTTACGGCGCATATTGCGAATCCTTCTGGATTGA
- the leuB gene encoding 3-isopropylmalate dehydrogenase, which yields MKICVLPGDGIGPEIVEQAVRVLKALDLKMELEEALLGGCAIDAAGDPFPDATQRIAKEADAVLMGSVGGPKWDNNPRELRPERGLLRIRKDLGLFANLRPAVLYPELANASTLKPEIVAGLDILIVRELTGDVYFGQPRGIEVRNGERVGINTMIYSESEIRRIARVAFEAARKRNRRLCSIDKMNVLECTQLWRDVVVETAKEYPDVELSHMLVDNAAMQLVKNPKQFDVMVTGNMFGDILSDEASMLTGSIGMLPSASLDANNKGLYEPIHGSAPDIAGQGVANPLATILSAAMMLRYTFGQESAAQRIEGAVKKVLAQGLRTADIFEPGTKKVGTKEMGDAVLAAL from the coding sequence ATGAAGATTTGTGTTCTGCCGGGCGACGGCATCGGCCCGGAAATTGTCGAGCAGGCTGTGCGGGTGCTGAAGGCGCTCGATTTGAAGATGGAACTGGAAGAGGCGCTGCTGGGCGGATGCGCCATCGACGCGGCGGGCGACCCATTTCCCGATGCGACGCAGCGAATCGCGAAAGAGGCCGATGCCGTGCTGATGGGTTCCGTGGGCGGCCCGAAGTGGGACAACAACCCGCGCGAGCTGCGGCCCGAGCGCGGCCTGCTGCGCATCCGCAAGGATCTCGGCCTGTTCGCCAACCTGCGGCCGGCGGTGCTCTACCCGGAACTGGCCAACGCCTCGACGCTCAAGCCCGAGATCGTGGCCGGGCTCGACATCCTGATCGTGCGCGAGCTGACCGGCGACGTCTACTTCGGCCAGCCGCGTGGCATTGAAGTCAGGAACGGCGAGCGGGTCGGCATCAACACGATGATCTACTCGGAATCCGAGATTCGCCGCATCGCCCGCGTGGCCTTCGAGGCGGCGAGGAAGCGCAATCGCCGCCTTTGCTCCATCGACAAGATGAACGTGCTCGAATGCACGCAGCTGTGGCGCGACGTGGTGGTCGAGACCGCGAAGGAATACCCCGACGTGGAGCTCTCGCACATGCTGGTCGACAACGCCGCGATGCAGCTCGTGAAGAATCCCAAGCAGTTCGACGTCATGGTCACCGGCAACATGTTCGGCGACATCCTTTCAGACGAGGCCTCGATGCTGACGGGCTCAATCGGCATGCTGCCCTCGGCCTCGCTCGACGCGAACAACAAGGGCCTCTATGAGCCCATCCACGGATCGGCGCCCGACATCGCCGGCCAGGGCGTGGCCAACCCGCTGGCGACCATCCTGTCGGCGGCGATGATGCTGCGCTACACCTTCGGCCAGGAGTCCGCGGCGCAGCGCATCGAGGGCGCGGTGAAGAAGGTGCTGGCGCAGGGCCTGCGCACGGCGGACATCTTCGAGCCGGGCACGAAGAAGGTCGGCACGAAGGAAATGGGCGACGCCGTGCTGGCGGCCCTCTGA
- a CDS encoding entericidin A/B family lipoprotein, whose product MKIIRFSIILLAAAFALGACHTVQGIGKDIEKGGEAIQKATR is encoded by the coding sequence ATGAAGATAATTCGGTTCTCGATCATTTTGCTGGCTGCCGCTTTTGCTCTGGGCGCCTGTCACACCGTTCAGGGCATCGGCAAGGACATTGAAAAGGGTGGCGAGGCGATCCAGAAGGCGACCCGGTGA
- a CDS encoding MFS transporter: MTSGAPPYWRLSAWYFFYFAFIGVFAPYFTLYLQSLALTGWDIGVLMSLMQVMRMLAPNLWGALADRLGRRTAVVRLAAALSATGALVFLLARDFWGLFAGMAILAFFWSASLPLVEALTLDHLADRSDRYGRIRLWGSVGFIAAVLGAGAWLDAAPLSSLPVLILAMLLGIAACAWRLPEAPSPPHRESTPMRATLRRPEVLALLAACFFMAAAHGPFYVFYSIHLVDHGYGKTAIGAFWSLGVVAEIAAFMLMPRMMRVWSIRAILMASFVLAVIRFLLIGWHADSIALLLLAQLMHGATFGAYHAAAVAALNRWFSARHQAHAQALYGSISFGAGGMLGNIASGQAWESLGPGPTYTLGSAFAAVGLLLVWRGLSRRPVR; encoded by the coding sequence TTGACTTCCGGCGCGCCGCCTTATTGGCGGCTTTCGGCTTGGTACTTCTTCTATTTCGCCTTCATCGGCGTCTTTGCGCCCTACTTCACCCTATACCTGCAATCCCTGGCCCTGACGGGCTGGGACATCGGCGTGCTGATGTCCTTGATGCAGGTGATGCGCATGCTGGCCCCCAACCTATGGGGCGCGCTGGCCGATCGTCTTGGCCGGAGGACGGCGGTGGTGCGCCTGGCCGCTGCGCTCTCGGCGACGGGGGCCCTGGTCTTTCTCCTTGCGCGGGACTTCTGGGGGCTGTTCGCCGGCATGGCGATCCTCGCCTTCTTCTGGAGCGCCTCGCTGCCGCTGGTGGAGGCGCTCACGCTCGATCATCTCGCCGACCGGTCCGACCGCTACGGCCGCATCCGGCTCTGGGGCTCGGTCGGCTTCATCGCCGCCGTGCTGGGCGCTGGCGCCTGGCTCGACGCGGCGCCGCTCTCCAGCCTGCCCGTCCTCATCCTCGCCATGCTCCTGGGCATCGCCGCCTGCGCCTGGAGGCTGCCGGAGGCGCCATCGCCCCCCCACCGGGAATCCACGCCCATGCGTGCCACGCTGCGCCGGCCAGAGGTACTGGCCCTGCTGGCGGCGTGCTTCTTCATGGCGGCCGCCCACGGGCCGTTCTACGTCTTCTACTCGATCCATCTGGTCGACCACGGCTACGGCAAGACGGCCATCGGCGCCTTCTGGTCCCTGGGCGTCGTGGCCGAGATCGCCGCCTTCATGCTGATGCCCCGCATGATGCGCGTCTGGTCGATCCGCGCCATCCTGATGGCGAGCTTCGTGCTGGCGGTGATCCGCTTCCTGCTGATCGGTTGGCACGCCGACTCCATCGCCCTGCTGCTGCTCGCGCAGCTCATGCATGGCGCCACCTTTGGCGCCTACCACGCCGCGGCGGTCGCCGCCCTCAACCGGTGGTTCTCCGCCCGGCACCAGGCGCACGCGCAGGCGCTCTACGGCAGCATCTCCTTCGGCGCCGGCGGCATGCTGGGCAACATCGCCAGCGGACAGGCATGGGAGAGCCTCGGCCCGGGGCCGACCTACACGCTGGGCTCCGCCTTCGCCGCCGTCGGCCTGCTGCTGGTCTGGCGCGGCCTGTCACGCCGGCCTGTGCGATAA
- a CDS encoding DUF465 domain-containing protein has protein sequence MQIDHHDLRHEFPDMCDAIDALKSVNGHFAGLFARYDRLTGKVENLEEHDMPVADFTLEDMKKQRVKLKDEIYHVLLAFRAGQQHGKGH, from the coding sequence ATGCAAATCGACCATCACGACCTCCGCCACGAATTCCCCGACATGTGCGACGCGATCGACGCGTTGAAGTCGGTGAATGGCCATTTCGCGGGCCTGTTCGCGCGCTACGACCGACTGACCGGCAAGGTGGAGAATCTCGAGGAGCACGACATGCCGGTGGCGGATTTCACCCTCGAGGACATGAAGAAGCAGCGCGTCAAGCTCAAGGACGAGATTTACCATGTGCTGCTCGCTTTCCGGGCCGGCCAGCAGCACGGCAAGGGCCATTGA
- the aroC gene encoding chorismate synthase — translation MSGNTFGTLFRVTSFGESHGPAIGCVVDGCPPGMELSEADIQAELDRRRPGTSRHVTQRREPDTVEILSGVFEGRTTGTPIGLLIRNQDQKSHDYGDIATMFRPGHADYTYWQKYGIRDYRGGGRSSARETAVRVAAGAIARKWLRQRYGVEVRGWMSRLGPIEIPFEDSAAIEANPFFAPNAGIVPKLEAYMDELRQSGDSVGAQITVTAANVPVGWGEPVYDRLDAEIAYAMMGINAVKGVEVGAGFASVAQRGSEHGDELTPAGFVTNHAGGVLGGISTGQDIVVNVAIKPTSSVRLPRRSIDLSGHATTVATHGRHDPCVGIRATPIAEAMLALVLIDAALRHRAQCGDVRCPLPAIPGRRVE, via the coding sequence ATGTCCGGCAACACCTTCGGCACCCTGTTCCGCGTCACTTCCTTCGGCGAGTCCCATGGCCCGGCGATCGGCTGCGTGGTGGATGGCTGCCCACCGGGCATGGAACTGTCCGAGGCCGACATCCAGGCCGAACTGGACCGGCGCAGGCCCGGCACCTCACGCCACGTGACCCAGCGCCGCGAGCCGGACACGGTGGAGATCCTTTCCGGCGTCTTCGAGGGCAGGACCACGGGCACGCCCATCGGTCTGCTGATCCGCAACCAGGACCAGAAGAGCCACGACTATGGCGACATCGCCACGATGTTCCGCCCCGGCCACGCCGACTACACCTACTGGCAGAAGTACGGCATCCGCGACTACCGCGGCGGCGGCCGGTCCAGCGCCCGCGAGACGGCGGTGCGCGTCGCCGCCGGCGCCATCGCCCGCAAGTGGCTGCGGCAGCGTTACGGCGTCGAGGTGCGCGGCTGGATGAGCCGGCTCGGCCCCATCGAAATCCCCTTCGAGGACAGCGCGGCCATCGAGGCCAATCCCTTCTTCGCGCCGAACGCCGGCATCGTGCCGAAACTGGAGGCGTATATGGACGAGCTGCGCCAGTCGGGCGATTCTGTCGGCGCGCAGATCACCGTGACGGCGGCGAACGTGCCTGTCGGCTGGGGCGAACCGGTCTATGACCGCCTCGATGCGGAGATCGCCTACGCCATGATGGGCATCAATGCCGTCAAGGGCGTCGAGGTCGGCGCCGGTTTCGCTTCAGTGGCCCAGCGCGGCAGCGAGCACGGCGACGAGTTGACGCCCGCCGGCTTCGTCACCAACCATGCCGGCGGCGTCCTGGGCGGCATCTCGACGGGCCAGGACATCGTGGTGAACGTCGCCATCAAGCCGACGTCGAGCGTCCGCCTGCCGCGCCGCTCCATCGACCTTTCAGGACATGCGACGACCGTTGCGACCCACGGCCGCCACGACCCCTGCGTCGGCATCCGCGCCACGCCCATCGCCGAGGCGATGCTGGCCCTCGTGCTGATCGACGCGGCCCTGCGGCACCGCGCGCAGTGCGGCGACGTACGCTGCCCCCTGCCGGCCATTCCCGGCCGGCGGGTAGAATGA